One Echinicola strongylocentroti DNA window includes the following coding sequences:
- the metE gene encoding 5-methyltetrahydropteroyltriglutamate--homocysteine S-methyltransferase — protein MLTHNLGYPRIGSKRQLKKACEAYWAGKIPLNDLQKAAAEVRITNWKLQKDAGLDLIPSNDFSFYDQVLDMAFTVGAIPDRYHEILTKLNKPELDLYFAMARGYQKDGLDIIAMEMTKWFDTNYHYIVPEFTREQHFKLFSTKVLDEFKEAKHLGVLTKPVLLGPVSFLLLGKEKENGFHRIDLLKQLLPVYIDILKKLEALNANWVQLDEPFLAMDLDQKEKEAFVWAYKEIKKQVPGVKTLLTTYFGALEDNLELAADLPVCGLHVDLVRHPEQLDAILSKIPGNMTLSLGLVDGRNIWKNDYQSSLQLIKKAQKKKDDDRLLIGPSCSLLHSPCDLEEETNENSLDTTIKSWLAFARQKVTEITVLKTLTLDSDSPQSNALLEENQAAISSKADSSRIHKPSVQEAVAKLSPAHSQRQSPFSKRTKLQNEHLHLPLFATTTIGSFPQTKEVRQWRSQLKRGVLTENQYNERIKEATAKAIQWQEEIGLDVLVHGEFERNDMVEYFGEQLEGFAFTQNGWVQSYGSRCVKPPIIYGDVTRPASMTMFWTQYAQSLTDRPVKGMLTGPVTILQWSFVRNDQPRKVTCQQIALAIREEVKDLEKAGIHIIQIDEPALREGLPLRQADWDHYLRWAVECFRISASAVADSTQIHTHMCYSEFNDIITHIAAMDADVITIECSRSQMELLDAFGQFNYPNEIGPGVYDIHSPRVPSIEEMITLIQKAKAVIPQNQLWVNPDCGLKTRAWEETEEALKRMVNAAKVLRKEVAAELAAQ, from the coding sequence ATGCTAACGCACAATCTTGGCTACCCGCGAATTGGTAGCAAAAGACAATTAAAAAAAGCCTGCGAGGCTTACTGGGCTGGAAAAATCCCGCTTAATGATCTTCAGAAAGCTGCTGCTGAAGTCCGCATCACAAACTGGAAGCTGCAGAAAGATGCTGGACTGGACCTCATTCCTTCCAATGACTTTTCCTTTTATGATCAGGTATTGGATATGGCTTTTACGGTAGGAGCCATCCCTGATCGCTATCATGAGATCCTTACAAAACTAAACAAACCGGAACTTGACCTCTACTTTGCGATGGCAAGAGGCTACCAGAAGGACGGCCTTGATATCATTGCCATGGAGATGACCAAGTGGTTTGATACCAATTATCATTATATCGTCCCTGAATTCACCAGAGAACAACACTTCAAACTTTTCTCCACCAAAGTGCTGGATGAATTTAAAGAAGCTAAACACTTGGGTGTCCTTACCAAACCTGTACTGCTGGGGCCGGTTTCATTTTTATTACTGGGTAAGGAAAAGGAAAATGGATTTCATCGTATTGATTTGTTAAAACAGTTACTACCAGTTTATATCGATATTCTAAAAAAGCTGGAAGCATTAAATGCGAATTGGGTGCAGCTGGACGAGCCTTTTTTGGCAATGGATCTTGACCAGAAAGAAAAAGAAGCTTTTGTGTGGGCATATAAGGAAATCAAAAAGCAAGTACCAGGAGTCAAAACACTATTGACAACTTATTTTGGTGCGCTGGAGGACAACCTAGAACTGGCCGCTGACCTTCCTGTGTGCGGGCTTCACGTAGACCTAGTTCGCCATCCAGAACAACTGGACGCAATTTTATCAAAAATCCCTGGCAATATGACCTTGTCACTGGGACTGGTCGATGGTAGAAACATCTGGAAAAATGACTATCAGTCATCACTTCAGCTGATCAAAAAGGCCCAGAAAAAAAAGGATGACGACCGCCTTTTGATAGGGCCAAGTTGTTCACTATTGCACAGCCCCTGTGACCTAGAAGAAGAAACCAACGAAAATTCATTGGACACAACCATCAAAAGTTGGCTGGCCTTTGCCCGTCAAAAAGTCACTGAAATCACGGTCCTTAAGACTCTTACACTGGACAGTGACTCCCCCCAGTCCAATGCCCTACTAGAAGAAAATCAAGCAGCGATAAGCAGCAAGGCCGATTCCAGCCGTATTCACAAGCCTTCCGTCCAAGAAGCCGTTGCGAAGCTTTCGCCAGCGCACAGTCAGCGGCAAAGCCCATTTTCCAAGCGTACGAAACTTCAAAACGAACACCTTCACCTGCCACTGTTTGCCACCACCACCATTGGTTCATTTCCACAGACCAAAGAAGTTCGTCAATGGCGATCCCAGCTCAAAAGAGGGGTATTGACTGAAAATCAATACAACGAGCGGATTAAAGAGGCTACAGCAAAAGCCATCCAGTGGCAAGAGGAAATAGGCTTGGACGTTTTGGTGCACGGTGAGTTTGAGCGAAATGACATGGTGGAATATTTCGGAGAACAGCTGGAAGGATTTGCCTTTACCCAGAATGGCTGGGTCCAAAGCTACGGTTCGCGCTGCGTAAAGCCTCCAATCATTTACGGTGATGTCACGCGTCCAGCATCAATGACCATGTTCTGGACCCAGTATGCCCAATCCCTTACAGACAGACCTGTAAAAGGAATGTTGACAGGGCCTGTCACCATCTTACAGTGGTCTTTTGTCCGAAACGATCAGCCCAGAAAAGTTACGTGCCAACAAATTGCTTTGGCCATTCGCGAAGAAGTAAAGGATCTAGAGAAAGCCGGTATTCATATCATTCAGATAGACGAGCCCGCCTTGCGGGAAGGATTGCCTCTACGGCAAGCAGATTGGGACCATTACCTACGATGGGCAGTCGAATGCTTTAGGATTTCTGCTTCAGCAGTGGCCGATAGCACGCAGATCCATACCCATATGTGCTATTCCGAATTTAACGACATCATCACCCATATCGCAGCGATGGATGCTGATGTGATTACGATTGAGTGTTCCCGCTCGCAAATGGAGCTATTGGATGCATTTGGTCAATTCAACTATCCCAATGAGATTGGCCCTGGAGTGTATGATATTCATTCTCCAAGGGTACCATCGATAGAAGAGATGATTACATTGATCCAAAAGGCCAAAGCGGTGATCCCGCAAAATCAGCTATGGGTAAACCCTGACTGTGGCCTCAAGACTCGGGCTTGGGAAGAAACAGAAGAAGCCCTGAAACGCATGGTGAATGCCGCAAAAGTACTTCGTAAGGAAGTAGCGGCTGAACTTGCAGCCCAATAA
- a CDS encoding aldo/keto reductase — MTSTQIGLGMAALGRPEYINIDPKDKRDKSEEAFYKNAFDVLDEAYRSGIRYFDTAASYGKGESFLLKWHQRRKHSDVLFGSKWGYTYTADWQLGYQGKHEVKEHSLEKLKEQWGFSQKLLPALDIYQIHSATLESGVLENTAVLEELASIKRSTEVKIGLTTSGPQQKEVLEEAMHIAVEDTPLFDTFQVTFNIFEQSALSMLEDAKTNGVKIIIKEAMANGRVFPNKNYPHYAHIYTFIEQLAQKYQVGVDAIALRFCMDKVKPGYVLSGASTVQQVKENLKAATFQLTTGELEQLSEMAINSEDYWQERSLLQWN; from the coding sequence ATGACATCCACTCAGATAGGTCTTGGCATGGCTGCTCTTGGCCGGCCAGAATACATTAATATTGACCCAAAAGACAAAAGGGATAAATCAGAAGAAGCCTTTTATAAGAATGCATTTGATGTGTTGGATGAAGCTTACCGGTCCGGAATCAGGTACTTTGATACCGCAGCTTCTTACGGAAAAGGGGAATCCTTTTTGTTAAAATGGCACCAAAGGAGAAAACATTCGGATGTGCTTTTTGGCTCTAAATGGGGCTATACTTATACCGCCGACTGGCAGCTTGGCTACCAAGGAAAACATGAAGTCAAAGAACATAGCTTGGAAAAGCTAAAAGAACAATGGGGTTTTTCCCAAAAACTACTTCCTGCGCTGGACATCTATCAGATCCACTCAGCCACCTTGGAGTCAGGTGTTTTGGAAAACACAGCGGTTCTCGAAGAACTCGCCAGTATCAAACGATCTACAGAGGTGAAAATTGGTCTTACTACCAGTGGACCCCAGCAAAAAGAGGTGCTCGAAGAAGCAATGCATATCGCTGTGGAAGACACTCCATTGTTTGATACCTTTCAGGTAACCTTTAATATCTTCGAACAAAGTGCTCTTTCTATGTTAGAAGATGCCAAAACCAATGGTGTGAAGATTATCATTAAAGAAGCTATGGCCAATGGTCGTGTCTTTCCAAATAAAAATTACCCGCATTATGCCCATATTTATACCTTTATCGAGCAGCTGGCCCAAAAATACCAAGTGGGGGTTGATGCCATAGCCCTGCGGTTTTGTATGGATAAAGTCAAACCCGGATATGTCCTTAGTGGAGCCAGTACAGTCCAGCAGGTAAAGGAGAACTTAAAAGCCGCTACTTTTCAGCTTACCACAGGTGAGTTGGAGCAGCTCTCCGAGATGGCAATAAACTCGGAGGATTACTGGCAAGAGCGATCACTTCTCCAGTGGAATTAG
- a CDS encoding AI-2E family transporter, with translation MENRNRFPHPLFYLFPLYAIGLYFLVLGVINAYVFLAPISIAALMTMILLPVVRKFENWKINRFLSTFLATCLALSLYLSMFVVISLQANSIYENWDTVSGRVQNTVQKVQESISGISGVSPDKQLEILNIPPSALSSDSTNAVNSQKSEKDSTSKKGETKESTAKQNSGVKAAITNFLDFVGYSLLTFIYIFFFLFYRTKIRLSIVRFFPENQRDKTNKILNGSLSIAKQYLVGRLILIFFLWIIYSVGMAVSGIDSPILISLIAAALSLIPYVGTVIGYVIAMMMAVVSGGETGQYIGVSITYGLAQFVETYILEPFVVGDKVDLNPLVTIIVVVLGGLVWGVVGMVISIPLFGMLKILADQVTVLKPLGYFLGQDDMGSKDDDFLGAIAKKLKRMFK, from the coding sequence ATGGAAAATAGAAATAGGTTTCCGCATCCGTTGTTTTATTTGTTCCCTTTATACGCTATAGGCCTTTATTTTTTGGTTTTGGGTGTTATTAATGCCTATGTGTTCCTAGCTCCTATAAGTATTGCGGCTTTAATGACCATGATCTTACTTCCTGTAGTAAGGAAGTTTGAAAATTGGAAGATTAACCGCTTCTTATCGACTTTCCTGGCCACTTGTTTAGCATTAAGCCTATACTTATCGATGTTCGTCGTTATTTCCTTGCAAGCCAACAGCATCTATGAAAATTGGGATACGGTCAGTGGGAGAGTCCAAAATACGGTACAAAAAGTACAAGAATCTATCTCGGGAATATCAGGTGTAAGTCCTGACAAGCAACTTGAGATTCTTAACATTCCCCCTTCGGCATTATCTTCTGATAGCACCAATGCCGTTAATAGTCAGAAAAGTGAAAAGGACAGTACTTCTAAAAAAGGAGAAACCAAAGAAAGTACCGCTAAACAAAATAGTGGTGTCAAAGCTGCTATTACCAATTTTCTTGACTTTGTTGGTTATTCCTTGCTTACGTTTATTTACATTTTCTTTTTCCTTTTTTATCGAACAAAAATCAGGCTGTCCATTGTCCGTTTTTTTCCAGAAAACCAAAGGGATAAAACCAATAAGATTTTAAATGGGTCATTATCCATTGCGAAGCAATACTTGGTAGGCCGGCTTATTCTGATCTTTTTTCTATGGATCATTTACAGTGTAGGAATGGCCGTTTCAGGGATTGATAGCCCTATCCTGATTAGTCTAATAGCGGCTGCGTTATCTTTGATCCCTTATGTGGGGACGGTAATTGGGTATGTTATTGCGATGATGATGGCGGTAGTGTCAGGAGGCGAAACTGGCCAATATATCGGCGTGTCCATCACTTATGGACTGGCCCAATTTGTGGAAACTTATATCCTGGAGCCTTTCGTTGTCGGGGATAAAGTAGACCTGAACCCTTTGGTGACTATCATTGTCGTAGTGCTTGGAGGGCTGGTCTGGGGAGTCGTTGGGATGGTTATTTCCATTCCCCTTTTTGGCATGTTGAAAATATTGGCCGACCAGGTTACGGTGTTGAAACCGCTAGGTTATTTCCTAGGGCAAGATGATATGGGGAGCAAGGATGATGATTTCTTAGGGGCCATCGCCAAAAAACTCAAAAGGATGTTTAAATAA
- a CDS encoding PQQ-dependent sugar dehydrogenase, which yields MTLRCILILSLFYCVSCGGKVTKEEKEKISKEEPDTVQTAVGELILPPPYSSESVTNESKMVDWPEGGKPDAPEGFSVSLFAKDLKHPRNSFVAPNGDVFVAESSTKNSADRITVFQDKDNDGDYEVQEVFLEGLNQPYGILVLGEYFYVANTDGLYRYPYQAGKAKMEAEGEKIVDLPAGGYNNHWTRNLLASPNGDKIYISVGSASNAGEYGMDEEKRRARILQVNLDGSAEITYASGLRNPVGMSVNPLTGELWTAVNERDKLGNDLVPDYVTSVKKGGFYGWPYAYYGPIPDPRMEGEAPDLVSKTLVPDVPVGSHTASLGLTFYTHDAFPEKYQKGAFVGQHGSWNRKELSGYKVVFIPFSEGKPSGKPVDFLTGFISDADQSEVYGRPVDVTLMPDGGLLVNDDNGNRIWHVKANK from the coding sequence ATGACTTTACGATGCATCTTAATTCTTTCTTTATTTTACTGTGTTTCTTGTGGCGGAAAAGTAACGAAAGAAGAAAAAGAAAAAATTTCTAAAGAAGAACCAGATACCGTACAAACGGCAGTAGGTGAACTCATTTTACCTCCCCCTTATTCTAGCGAATCTGTGACCAATGAAAGCAAAATGGTCGACTGGCCTGAAGGAGGCAAACCCGATGCTCCAGAAGGTTTTTCTGTAAGTCTATTTGCCAAAGACCTAAAGCACCCCAGAAATTCTTTTGTGGCACCTAATGGAGATGTTTTTGTCGCAGAAAGCAGTACCAAAAACAGTGCGGATCGAATTACAGTTTTTCAGGATAAGGATAATGATGGGGATTATGAGGTACAAGAAGTTTTTCTCGAAGGCCTTAACCAGCCCTACGGCATATTAGTGCTTGGCGAATACTTCTACGTCGCCAATACTGACGGATTATATCGATATCCCTACCAAGCTGGAAAGGCGAAAATGGAAGCCGAAGGGGAGAAAATAGTAGACTTGCCAGCAGGTGGCTATAATAATCATTGGACAAGAAATCTACTTGCAAGCCCAAACGGGGATAAAATTTATATTTCTGTGGGTTCAGCCAGTAATGCGGGTGAATATGGGATGGATGAAGAAAAGAGACGCGCCCGTATTCTGCAAGTAAATCTAGACGGCAGTGCTGAGATTACCTACGCCAGTGGGCTGCGAAACCCCGTGGGTATGTCAGTCAATCCTCTTACTGGGGAATTATGGACGGCAGTAAATGAACGTGACAAGCTGGGAAATGATCTCGTGCCAGATTATGTTACCAGTGTAAAAAAAGGAGGGTTTTATGGTTGGCCGTATGCGTATTATGGTCCTATTCCTGATCCGCGGATGGAGGGAGAAGCCCCGGATTTGGTCAGTAAAACATTGGTCCCCGATGTGCCTGTAGGTAGTCATACGGCTTCTCTTGGCCTGACTTTTTATACACATGACGCCTTTCCTGAAAAGTACCAAAAAGGGGCGTTTGTAGGGCAGCATGGTTCATGGAATCGCAAAGAACTTAGTGGTTATAAAGTGGTGTTTATTCCCTTTTCGGAAGGGAAGCCTTCTGGCAAACCTGTCGATTTTCTAACCGGATTTATTTCGGATGCTGATCAATCGGAAGTATACGGAAGGCCCGTAGATGTGACACTGATGCCTGACGGCGGGCTATTGGTCAATGACGACAATGGAAACAGGATTTGGCATGTAAAGGCCAATAAATGA
- a CDS encoding acyl-CoA thioesterase: MFEYNPDKHYPKETESRSLIRFQDCDPMRHLNNAKYFDYYFNAREDQVPKLYGVEMFDMIKKYQAAWVVYNHNISYVRPAMVGEWVRIMSRILWHDENTVVVEYYMTDDSKKELKNVLWTTLKYVGLADGKIQPHKGAIKDFLKATSDNFDITQHAIVERVKLLKKRMQTED; this comes from the coding sequence ATGTTTGAGTATAACCCAGATAAACACTACCCCAAAGAAACAGAAAGCAGGTCACTGATCCGATTTCAGGACTGTGACCCCATGAGGCACCTGAACAACGCCAAGTACTTTGATTATTATTTCAATGCCCGTGAAGACCAAGTACCTAAGCTATATGGTGTGGAGATGTTTGACATGATCAAAAAGTACCAGGCCGCATGGGTCGTTTACAACCATAACATTTCCTACGTCCGACCGGCCATGGTAGGCGAATGGGTTCGCATTATGAGCCGTATTCTATGGCATGATGAAAACACCGTAGTCGTAGAGTATTATATGACAGATGACAGCAAAAAGGAATTGAAAAATGTCCTATGGACCACTCTGAAGTATGTAGGACTGGCAGATGGTAAAATACAGCCGCATAAAGGTGCTATAAAAGATTTCCTAAAGGCTACCTCTGACAATTTTGACATCACGCAACATGCCATTGTAGAGCGGGTAAAACTGCTCAAAAAGCGAATGCAGACAGAAGATTAA
- a CDS encoding DinB family protein yields the protein MNEKLIPEVDEYGPFYDTYVSKVRGENVEELLLSQVEELRKYFEGVSEEDATKGYEDGKWSLKEVVGHINDTEKVMLFRALAIARKDGQELPGMDQEAYVKAAQFNDRPLAELLEEFELTRYVIRSFFRSLPEEAYTYTGTANDYTMSVRSFLHIIPGHFRHHMQILRERY from the coding sequence ATGAACGAAAAACTTATTCCAGAAGTGGACGAATATGGCCCGTTCTACGACACTTATGTCTCAAAAGTCCGTGGGGAAAATGTCGAGGAGCTATTGCTTTCTCAGGTAGAGGAATTGAGGAAATATTTTGAAGGAGTTTCGGAGGAAGACGCCACCAAAGGCTACGAAGACGGAAAATGGAGCCTCAAGGAGGTCGTTGGCCATATCAACGACACCGAAAAGGTCATGCTCTTCAGGGCATTGGCCATCGCCAGAAAGGACGGGCAAGAGCTTCCCGGCATGGATCAGGAAGCCTATGTAAAAGCGGCTCAGTTCAATGACAGGCCCCTTGCCGAGCTCTTAGAGGAGTTTGAGCTGACACGATACGTCATTCGGAGCTTCTTCAGGTCCCTGCCCGAAGAAGCCTACACCTACACAGGTACTGCCAATGATTATACCATGAGCGTTCGTTCGTTCTTGCATATCATCCCGGGACACTTTAGGCATCACATGCAGATTTTGCGCGAACGATATTGA
- a CDS encoding M28 family metallopeptidase, translated as MKKILLVFTFFLPFSTIAQVQSIHRNTKIETMVQEISPVKLEEYIQGLVSFGTRHSLSEEEEGRGIEAARQYVLSTFKSFEAASEGRLSSKIDYFTVEVDGRRIPEDVRMGNVMATLKGTDPNDDRMFIVSGHLDSRVSDVMNAESDAPGANDDGSGVAALMEMARIMSKRSFSATVIFVAVSGEEQGLKGAAHLAKRAKEEDWNLAAMVNNDMIGNSASSGTKLRDNTRVRVFSEGVPLYETDEMAKLRQYTNGENDSKSRQLARYIKEVGERYVDQLEVKLVYRNDRFLRGGDHTPFSREGFTAVRICEYNENYTQQHQDLRTDEGVEYGDLPEHIDYEYLRKNTGINLAVLASLALAPSVPQEVGIDVSQLTNNTTIRWEAPENGKAKGYYVLMRETSSPVWEKKFFTDNTSLTLPYSKDNYFFAVQAVGEGMVESRAVFPKPVR; from the coding sequence ATGAAGAAAATTTTATTGGTATTCACTTTCTTTCTCCCTTTTTCGACGATTGCACAGGTGCAAAGTATTCATCGTAACACCAAAATCGAGACCATGGTTCAGGAGATTTCTCCGGTCAAACTGGAAGAATATATCCAAGGTTTGGTGAGTTTTGGTACACGACATTCGCTGAGTGAGGAGGAAGAAGGGCGAGGCATTGAAGCCGCCAGGCAATATGTGCTGTCCACGTTTAAATCTTTCGAGGCAGCATCAGAGGGAAGGCTGAGCTCCAAGATCGATTATTTTACGGTGGAGGTAGACGGGAGAAGGATCCCTGAGGATGTCCGCATGGGCAATGTCATGGCTACACTGAAAGGAACTGATCCAAATGACGATAGGATGTTCATTGTCAGCGGGCACTTGGACAGCCGTGTTTCGGATGTGATGAATGCAGAAAGTGACGCTCCGGGAGCAAATGATGATGGCTCTGGAGTGGCTGCACTTATGGAAATGGCCCGGATCATGAGCAAAAGATCTTTTTCGGCCACGGTTATTTTCGTGGCAGTTTCCGGTGAGGAGCAAGGACTTAAGGGAGCTGCCCACTTGGCCAAGAGGGCCAAAGAAGAAGACTGGAACTTGGCGGCAATGGTCAATAACGATATGATCGGTAACAGTGCTTCCAGCGGCACCAAGTTGCGGGACAATACCCGTGTAAGGGTGTTCAGTGAAGGGGTGCCACTTTATGAAACTGACGAAATGGCCAAGCTCCGCCAATACACCAATGGTGAAAACGACAGTAAGTCCAGACAGCTCGCCCGCTATATCAAAGAAGTCGGTGAGCGCTATGTGGACCAGCTTGAAGTGAAGTTGGTGTACCGTAATGACCGTTTTTTACGAGGGGGTGACCATACACCGTTTTCTAGGGAAGGCTTTACGGCAGTGAGGATCTGTGAATACAATGAAAATTATACCCAGCAACACCAGGATCTTCGTACCGATGAAGGGGTGGAGTATGGGGATTTGCCCGAGCATATTGATTATGAATACCTTCGTAAAAACACCGGTATAAACCTGGCCGTTTTGGCAAGTTTGGCTTTGGCCCCATCGGTGCCGCAAGAGGTGGGGATTGATGTAAGCCAGCTGACCAATAACACCACCATCAGGTGGGAGGCACCTGAAAATGGTAAGGCAAAAGGATATTATGTTTTGATGAGAGAAACCAGTTCCCCCGTTTGGGAAAAGAAGTTTTTTACTGATAACACTTCGCTCACACTTCCCTACAGTAAGGACAACTATTTCTTTGCGGTACAAGCTGTTGGGGAAGGAATGGTGGAAAGTAGGGCCGTTTTCCCCAAGCCGGTACGGTGA
- a CDS encoding M3 family metallopeptidase, which translates to MNPLLEKFNTPFDTAPFDKIKNEDFLPAIEEAISEAKAEIGEIKATDKPSFRTVIEALDRSGERLDIVSSIFFNLNAAETNDEIQKLAREISPILTAYSNDILLDQELFGLVNEVFQQKETLKLDEEQETLLDKTYKSFVRNGANLSEGDKQKLREIDRELSQKSLAFGENVLSETNKYELVVEKESDLAGLPEAVKEAAAQTAAEKGKEGKWVFTLAFPSYVPFMTYAENRELRKELFLAYNTKSCKGDELDNQQIIKEILELKNQRANLLGYPRYADFVLEERMAKSAPEVQKFLGDLLEKARPKAEEELKELTEFAKKQGGPDVLQKWDFGYYSEKLKKAKFEVDDELTKPYFELENTIQGVFKTAARLYDLEFVKNESIPVYNDEVVAYEVKDAKSGKHLAVFYADFFPRSGKRNGAWMTVYRGQSKVNGEDKRPQISIVCNFSRPTKSTPSLLTFNEVTTLFHEFGHALHGMLANGTYGSLSGASVYWDFVELPSQIFENWCYEKDCLDLFARHYKTGEKIPEELVERIKNAANFHQGYQTLRQVSFGLLDMAYYSADPADVGSLFEFEKSAMEATELLPSVEGIMMSTSFSHIFQGGYAAGYYSYKWAEVLDADAFELFLENGIFDPVTAQSFKENILSAGGRVHPSILYKRFRGRDPKPDALLKRAGLI; encoded by the coding sequence ATGAACCCATTATTGGAAAAGTTCAATACGCCGTTTGATACGGCGCCATTTGATAAGATCAAAAACGAAGATTTTTTACCTGCCATAGAAGAGGCGATAAGTGAGGCCAAAGCAGAGATTGGGGAAATCAAAGCTACCGATAAGCCTAGTTTTAGGACCGTTATTGAGGCATTGGATCGCTCAGGAGAACGCCTGGATATTGTTTCCAGTATTTTCTTTAACCTCAACGCCGCAGAGACCAACGACGAGATCCAAAAGCTGGCCAGGGAAATTTCGCCCATACTTACGGCATATTCCAATGATATCCTCTTGGACCAAGAGCTTTTTGGGTTGGTAAATGAGGTCTTTCAGCAAAAAGAAACGCTTAAGCTGGATGAAGAACAGGAGACATTACTGGATAAAACCTACAAGTCATTTGTTAGAAACGGAGCTAATCTGTCCGAAGGAGACAAGCAAAAACTGAGAGAAATCGACAGGGAACTGTCTCAAAAAAGTCTTGCATTTGGCGAAAATGTCCTGTCGGAAACCAATAAGTACGAGTTGGTAGTAGAAAAGGAGTCGGATCTTGCCGGTTTGCCGGAGGCTGTAAAAGAGGCTGCTGCACAAACAGCTGCCGAAAAAGGGAAAGAAGGCAAATGGGTGTTTACTCTGGCATTTCCCAGCTATGTGCCGTTCATGACCTACGCCGAAAATAGAGAACTCCGCAAAGAGCTTTTCTTGGCCTATAATACCAAGTCCTGCAAAGGAGATGAGCTGGACAACCAGCAAATCATAAAAGAGATCTTGGAGTTGAAAAACCAGCGTGCCAATTTACTGGGCTATCCGCGTTATGCAGATTTTGTACTGGAGGAGAGGATGGCCAAGAGTGCTCCTGAAGTCCAGAAATTCCTCGGGGACCTCCTTGAAAAAGCAAGGCCAAAAGCAGAAGAGGAGCTGAAAGAGTTGACCGAGTTTGCTAAGAAGCAGGGAGGACCGGATGTACTCCAGAAGTGGGATTTCGGTTATTATTCCGAAAAACTCAAAAAGGCTAAGTTCGAGGTGGATGACGAACTGACCAAGCCTTATTTTGAGTTGGAAAATACCATCCAAGGGGTGTTTAAGACTGCTGCAAGGCTTTACGATTTGGAGTTTGTCAAGAATGAATCCATCCCAGTTTACAATGATGAGGTAGTGGCCTATGAGGTGAAGGATGCGAAAAGTGGCAAGCACTTGGCCGTCTTTTATGCCGATTTCTTTCCGAGATCAGGCAAGCGTAATGGCGCTTGGATGACCGTGTACCGCGGCCAGTCCAAAGTCAATGGTGAGGATAAACGCCCTCAAATATCGATTGTGTGCAATTTCTCGCGGCCTACCAAAAGTACTCCCTCGCTCTTGACCTTTAATGAGGTGACCACCTTGTTTCATGAATTTGGGCATGCGCTGCACGGAATGCTGGCCAATGGCACCTATGGCTCACTTTCTGGAGCAAGTGTTTATTGGGATTTTGTGGAGCTGCCGTCACAGATTTTTGAGAACTGGTGCTATGAAAAAGATTGCTTGGATCTCTTTGCCCGCCACTATAAAACCGGAGAAAAGATTCCTGAGGAACTGGTGGAGCGGATTAAAAATGCAGCCAACTTCCATCAAGGCTATCAGACCTTACGTCAGGTGAGTTTTGGGTTGTTGGATATGGCCTACTATAGCGCAGATCCAGCGGATGTTGGTTCGCTGTTTGAGTTTGAGAAAAGTGCCATGGAAGCGACAGAGCTGCTGCCTTCAGTGGAAGGGATCATGATGTCCACTTCATTTTCCCACATCTTCCAAGGGGGCTATGCAGCGGGGTATTATAGCTACAAATGGGCGGAAGTGCTGGATGCCGATGCGTTCGAGTTGTTTTTGGAAAATGGCATTTTTGACCCTGTTACGGCACAGTCTTTCAAGGAAAATATTTTGTCTGCTGGTGGCAGGGTGCATCCTTCCATTTTGTATAAGCGTTTCCGTGGAAGGGACCCAAAACCAGATGCATTGCTAAAACGAGCAGGGTTGATTTAA
- a CDS encoding 3-keto-disaccharide hydrolase has translation MKKQLAPLLAIIVCITTLACTIPFNNKDNHLSKKQQQEGWQLLFDGKTLNGWTKKSGKAAYKVEDGTIVGTTVPNSPNTFLCSEEEFKDFELTFMVKYDQFFNSGVQIRAKLKGEEYGGRVYGPQVEIEQSPGQAGYIYGEAAGGWQSPEPQSDDPKVNTHSYFKNDTWNQYRIIASGRSIKTWINGQLVADLDYDPERYADNPEGFIGLQVHGVGKKETPMSVRWKNIYIRPL, from the coding sequence ATGAAAAAACAATTAGCACCCTTACTGGCGATCATCGTTTGCATCACGACGCTGGCTTGCACCATCCCATTCAACAACAAAGACAATCACCTTTCTAAAAAGCAGCAGCAAGAAGGTTGGCAACTCCTCTTTGATGGCAAAACACTCAATGGATGGACCAAGAAAAGCGGCAAGGCGGCTTACAAGGTAGAAGATGGGACAATCGTCGGAACCACTGTTCCCAATAGCCCCAACACATTTTTATGCTCGGAGGAGGAGTTTAAAGACTTTGAATTGACCTTTATGGTCAAATATGACCAATTCTTTAATTCAGGAGTGCAAATCAGGGCAAAGCTGAAAGGCGAGGAATATGGTGGCAGGGTGTATGGCCCACAAGTCGAAATCGAGCAAAGCCCCGGCCAGGCAGGCTATATTTATGGTGAAGCAGCTGGTGGCTGGCAATCTCCCGAACCACAGTCCGACGACCCCAAGGTAAACACCCATAGCTATTTCAAAAATGACACATGGAATCAATATAGAATAATAGCCAGCGGAAGAAGCATCAAAACATGGATTAACGGCCAATTGGTCGCAGACCTAGACTATGATCCCGAAAGGTATGCCGACAATCCGGAAGGTTTTATTGGATTGCAAGTACATGGTGTAGGCAAAAAAGAAACGCCAATGAGCGTCCGATGGAAAAACATCTACATCCGACCGCTATAA